A window of the Streptomyces sp. NBC_00250 genome harbors these coding sequences:
- a CDS encoding ABC transporter ATP-binding protein: MAGPGGRMMAGGGPDQRSMDFKGSGKRLLKQLAPERGALWVMLIAGVLSVAASVVGPKILGKATDLVFAGVIGHQFEGGTKAEAIERVRAGGDSGMADMLTGVDFTPGQGIDFSAVGDVLLVVLGVYVAAGLLMLVSTRMSIKVINRTVYRMREDVQTKLARLPLSYFDKAKRGEVLSRATNDIDNISQTLQQSMGQLINSLLTIVGVLAMMFWISPLLALVALVTVPVSVFVAAKIGKRSQPHFVQQWKSTGTLNAHVEEMYSGHNLVKVFGRQEESAKDFREQNEALYEAGFKAQFNSGVMQPVMFFVSNINYVLVAVVGGLRVASGTLSIGDVQAFIQYSRQFSMPLTQVASMANLVQSGVASAERIFELLDAEEQEPDAPADELGASPADGWRTADLKGKVALEGVSFRYEADKPLIEDLSLTVEPGQTVAIVGPTGAGKTTLVNLLMRFYEVTGGRITLDGVDIATMSREQLRTGIGMVLQDTWLFGGTIADNIAYGATRAVTRAEIEEAARAAHADRFVRTLPDGYDTVIDDDGAGVSAGEKQLITIARAFLSDPVILVLDEATSSVDTRTEVLIQKAMARLAHGRTSFVIAHRLSTIRDADVILVMENGSIVEQGTHEELLSSGGAYARLYAAQFAQAVAEVD; the protein is encoded by the coding sequence ATGGCCGGTCCTGGCGGACGCATGATGGCCGGTGGCGGCCCCGACCAGCGGTCGATGGACTTCAAGGGCTCGGGCAAGCGGCTGCTGAAGCAGCTGGCGCCCGAGCGCGGTGCGCTCTGGGTGATGCTGATCGCCGGTGTGCTGTCGGTGGCGGCCTCCGTGGTCGGCCCGAAGATCCTCGGCAAGGCGACCGACCTCGTCTTCGCGGGCGTCATCGGGCACCAGTTCGAGGGCGGCACGAAGGCGGAGGCGATCGAGCGGGTGCGGGCCGGGGGTGACTCCGGCATGGCGGACATGCTGACCGGGGTCGACTTCACTCCGGGGCAGGGGATCGACTTCTCCGCCGTCGGCGACGTGCTGCTCGTGGTCCTCGGCGTGTACGTGGCGGCGGGCCTGCTGATGCTGGTCTCCACCCGGATGTCGATCAAGGTGATCAACCGGACGGTCTACCGGATGCGGGAGGACGTCCAGACCAAGCTGGCGCGGCTCCCCCTGTCGTACTTCGACAAGGCCAAGCGCGGCGAGGTGCTGTCGCGGGCGACCAACGACATCGACAACATCTCGCAGACCCTCCAGCAGTCGATGGGCCAGCTGATCAACTCGCTGCTCACCATCGTCGGCGTGCTCGCGATGATGTTCTGGATCTCGCCGCTGCTCGCGCTCGTGGCGCTGGTGACGGTGCCGGTCTCGGTCTTCGTCGCGGCGAAGATCGGCAAGCGCTCGCAGCCGCACTTCGTGCAGCAGTGGAAGTCCACGGGCACGCTCAACGCGCACGTGGAGGAGATGTACAGCGGGCACAACCTGGTGAAGGTCTTCGGCCGGCAGGAGGAGTCCGCGAAGGACTTCCGCGAGCAGAACGAGGCGCTGTACGAGGCCGGGTTCAAGGCGCAGTTCAACAGCGGCGTGATGCAGCCGGTGATGTTCTTCGTCTCGAACATCAATTACGTCCTGGTGGCCGTGGTCGGCGGTCTGCGGGTGGCGAGCGGCACGCTCTCCATCGGCGACGTGCAGGCCTTCATCCAGTACTCGCGCCAGTTCTCGATGCCGCTGACGCAGGTCGCGTCGATGGCGAACCTGGTGCAGTCGGGCGTCGCCTCGGCCGAGCGGATCTTCGAGCTGCTCGACGCCGAGGAGCAGGAGCCGGACGCACCGGCCGACGAGCTGGGGGCGTCCCCGGCCGACGGCTGGAGGACGGCCGACCTCAAGGGGAAGGTCGCCCTGGAGGGCGTCTCCTTCCGCTACGAGGCCGACAAGCCGCTCATCGAGGACCTGTCGCTCACGGTGGAGCCGGGCCAGACGGTCGCGATCGTCGGCCCGACGGGCGCCGGCAAGACGACCCTGGTGAACCTGCTCATGCGGTTCTACGAGGTGACGGGCGGCCGGATCACCCTCGACGGGGTGGACATCGCCACGATGTCCCGGGAGCAGCTGCGGACCGGGATCGGCATGGTCCTCCAGGACACCTGGCTGTTCGGCGGCACCATCGCCGACAACATCGCGTACGGCGCCACGCGCGCGGTGACCAGGGCGGAGATCGAGGAGGCGGCGCGGGCCGCCCACGCCGACCGGTTCGTCCGCACCCTGCCCGACGGCTACGACACGGTCATCGACGACGACGGGGCGGGGGTCAGCGCGGGTGAGAAGCAGCTGATCACCATCGCTCGGGCGTTCCTGTCCGACCCGGTGATCCTCGTCCTCGACGAGGCCACCAGCTCGGTCGACACCCGTACCGAGGTCCTCATCCAGAAGGCGATGGCCCGACTGGCCCACGGGCGTACGTCGTTCGTGATCGCGCACCGGCTCTCCACGATCCGGGACGCGGACGTGATCCTGGTGATGGAGAACGGCTCGATCGTCGAACAGGGCACGCACGAGGAGCTGTTGTCGTCCGGCGGGGCCTACGCCCGTTTGTACGCGGCGCAGTTCGCGCAGGCGGTCGCGGAGGTCGACTGA